The nucleotide window AAGAAGTCTTCACTGGTTCCTTACCAAAGTCCAGATTCTCTGGCTTGGCCTCCAGCAGCACTCCGTGCCTCTCAAAACACTTAACAAGCTCTGCGTAGTACTTGTCTTATCACTTCTGTGTGTATCTTTGTCCTCTCTAGGATGCCTAGCAGAATGTCAATCTCATCACTAATTACTGACTTGAAAAGGAATGTAGAGAAAACATTGAGTGTGGCTACCTTGCTGAGACCGAATTCATCCACTTCATCTGGGGGGATGCCATAGTTGCCGACCAGAGGATATGTCAGCACTAAGATCTGTGCTTTGTAGGAAGGGTCAGTGAGGGCCTCAGGGTAGCCGACCATGCCAGTTTGAAACACTGCAAGaaagaggagggctggggctTAGGCAGGGCACCCTTCGGAAAACTGCCCCGCGCGATGAGAATGCCCCAACGGAGGCTGTCTTGACCGTGAGGGATGAAATGAGCTGGGCTGGAGACATGGGCACcgaatggggggagggggtgcgCAGGCGGGAAAATGGCGGGGTCTGGGCAGGGCAGGCTgggcagagagaggcagcagagagTGGGATGAGGTGGGCAGCCGGCCCGGGCTTGCTTACCCACTTCCCCGGCAGTCGACACAGCGGCCCCaaagggctggccctgcaggacCGACCCATCCTCCAACACCAGGGCCGCCATAGGAACGGAGCACAAAGCTGGGGGCGCGCAGAAAAGTTGCAAACGCAGCAATTCCCAGCCGGTGCGGAAACCACGTGAGGACGGCGCGCCAGGAGAGGTCCACGTGGCTAAAAGCACTGGCGACCACAGAGAGCACTGCGTGGAAACCGCATGAGCTCAGTTTGCACCCAGCAGACTGCGGCGACGCGGAAGAAGGCCGCgtgaggggcggggccaggcacgtaaggggcggggccagggcagTGACCGGGTTAGAGCCGCCTCGCCTCGCCCACACAAAGCCCGCCGAAACCTGAAAAAGCAAACTCCTCCAAGGCGGTCTGTCCCACCCCAACCGAGAAACGCACAAAGCCAGGGCGCCTTtccctgaaaataaaaaacaaagaagaagaagaagaaaaagtttttatTACAGTTAACAGTACAAATGGGAACTAGTACTAGTTCTGGACTGGAGTCTCCATGCCCCTCCAGCGTTGTGCAATTTTCTATCCTTCTTCCAAAGGTGGCCTCAGCCTTGAGGAAGATCCACTGGCCAACGATGCGTGTCTAGGAAGCAAATCTCCCTGGCTGGGCTAAGATAGATCAGGACGATCTTCAGGTCAGTAGGAAGACCTATGTGATTCATGAAGCCTTGGCTTTTCGGCGTTGGGTTCCCCAAAGCAGGATAGAGATGGATAACGTGGTGGATCCCAGAATCCCAAAGAACATAAGCAACGGGAATGAGCCCTGTGAAAAACAGACAGTAAATCCTGATACAGCATTACACCAAGGGCTACACCCTATCACCCAGTTCCTTCCTTGTATACCTATCCCCTCATCCAGGGCAATTCCGTTACAGTTTCCTTCTCTAGGCGATTTGCATCTTACAGCTCTTGTTTCAGAGAGGTGCTTACTCTGTGCATTTCTCTTCTCCCTAATTAGAAGGTCTAATTTCTCACCTGGCGCATACACTTGTAACCATGAAAGCCATCAGCACAAACACACTGCAGAAGACCTGGACCATCAGGCTCACAAGATCCATTCTCAGGACACATTTCTGGGAGCCACAGAAAAACAGAACATTACTGGATCTTATTAGGTATGTTTCTCAAGCATCTGTTTCAACTTAGATTCTCTCAATTATTTCTAGGTTCAAGGTAGAAGAAAGAAGATTATAGACAATTGGaacataacaacaataataaaatacattataagaCCTTTTCTTTCCAAGGGGTTAGAACCTCAGAAACCTGAACAACAGGCACTTAAGCAACTCAACTGTCTTTCTGACCTAAAGTAGAAAAcacaaaggaggaaaagcagcTCCCAGAAAGGTGGAGGTCAGACAGCATACCTGGGTCCCCAGTGCTGTTGCAAAGGTTCCTTTGCCCTTGGCAGGTTTGGTTGTTTGTATAAAAGGTGACAGTATCCCAGGCATTAATACCTCCAGGACAGCTGACATCTTGTGGCAGTATCCTGAACACAACATAGGCAGTCATAATATGCAGCTCAAAGTTGCTGAGCTCACAGTACTGCTCCTGTGTGATTCTCTCCCCTACCCTATACCCTCACTCACAGAGTCTGGAGCTGGGTAAAGCCACGGAAGGTGCCGGCCAAGTCATCCTTGAGGGGGTTTACTTGTAGGTCTCTGCAAAGCACACACTGTTAGCACTGTGCTCTAGGAAAACACCCTACTTCTATTCACACATCTTCCTGGACTGGTAATCCAGTTCTCATTCTGAGTTGTCCAAGTTTAGACATTAATATTCAAACACCTTTTTAGGAATCCATCCTTAAAGAGTTTCCCATCAACCCTTTGCCATAGTCACCTTTTGGAAGGAAGGATAACCAATAACTTACATGATTATAGCTGTATGTGCCTGAGGAAAGTGTGGACCAGGGTCCTTCAGCGAACAGTTCTGGAGATCCAGCCTGACGAGAGAAAGTAACTGTTGTAACTATGTGTCTCTCCTCTTCATCATGGTAAGCTAACATAACCCCCTTTTCAGCTATTATTAATTGAACACAGCTGTGTACAGGGCCACAAACTAGGTGCTGTGGTAGATGTTTTGATCCTGCATTGGCCAATTCAGTCACCATTAGCTACATGTAGCtacttaatttaaattaaaaaaattcagtccctcatttgcactagccacatttcaagtgtttagTAACATggttagtggctactgtattggagaGTACAGATATGGAGCATATCCATCATGGCAGAAAGGTCTATTGGACAGTACTGTTCTTATTAGTATATCTATGCATCTGTGCATATATGAGAAGAAACTTGTTTCTTATCTAGATTAGTGAATCTCATAGTCATATTATTATGATTCTCAGAGACACAAAGGGccttcaaatggaaaaaaaatgcaagtcatATAAATTGAAGTTTTTTCCAAGTGCATTTTCTACCACAGATTGGATGTAAACTACTGGATATTAAGAAACATGCCACAGTATGTTTTCTTCAATATCTATTGTAGAATTCAACTAATAAtctacaaatatttaccaagtgccTACTAACTGCAAAAATTGGGAGAATGAAAAATAACCCCTCAGTATCTTAGCTTTCAAGTGGCTCACAATGTAGTAGAGGAACAAGGccatcaccaaaaataaaaacaatataaacatTAAATTACAATATATAAGAAGTCACAGGACAGTAATTTGAGTGGTACAGACACTAAGGattagaaggaataaaaaaatagaaagatattacTTTGCTATTTAGTTAGGGACCATTCACAAAGAATGTTGGAATTAAAGGATGGATATCTCTTAATGGGATGGAGGAAGGCAGTTTCAGGTAAAGAGAGAGgcctgaaaaaataaacaaaggtgcAATGATTTTGGAGGTAGGCGAGTCTGGCTGAAGCCAGACCCTGGTGCAGGGTTTGGGTGgacaaataattggaaataatGTTGGAAAAGTGGGTTGGGATCAGTCTGTGGTAGTTCATGGTCTGAACTTTATCCTCAGGGCACAGACACTTGTAAGTCTAATTTTAAAGCCAGCGAGtgataatggaaaaaaattggcTTTCATAAAGTTTAATGTAGAGTAGTATTTAGGTAGATTAGGGAAAGAGAATGGAAGCAAGACATATGACATTTTGAGTTTGAAGTGAGGGTGCAGTGAAGAGGAATTGTTTAATAGGAAGCTAGAGGTACCCACACATACCTGGAGCTTGGAGAGAGGTCAAAGGATACTAAAAGAGATGTAGTTTTGGGAGACACCTGCATGGTGGTTACAGCTGAAGCCCTAAGAACAGGTGGATTCTCaagaatgtaaaggaaaaaatgcaGGGACTAACCTGCATAAGGGGACAGGAAGAGGCATTTGCCTTAAAGACAAACATGAATTCatcagaaagggaagaaaaccaTATTAGCATAGTGTCTTGGAGGCTAAGGGAGTCATTTCATGGACACACAGTAAATAATCCAAAGAGTTGACAGTAACCAAGAgaacaaagcttttttttttttttaaacgaagCCATAaaagcctcaaaaaaaaaaaaattatgactttTATGCAGTTTCAATCAGAAAGAACCACAGGGTTTTTCACCTAGCCAAAAATGCTATAATAGATTTAAAAGTCTGAGAATCATGGTTTAGATGCCTCCAAAACAGGCACCAATATTTATCCCAAAAGCCAATCAAGCAAGCCTCGAAGAATCCGGTTTGGGAACTCTTTTCCAGTATCCAGGGATGTCttctcctccctcaccccaggATGGTGCCCTTCTGATTCAGGCAGCAGCGGGCATGCAGCATTAGCCCTGGTGTCTGCTTACAGTAAAGGGCCACTTCTGACAAATTTTGCACACTCCCTGGACACTGGATGCATATCtgcagaagagagaaaactattaggacaccagaaagaaaagccaagaaaagaaTGGAGATCAAAAGTTAACTGCCAGTACACTCTCCACAATTCCTCTAACGCAGGGCAGGAAGTGTCCTACCTTTTAATCAGGTTTACTGAGATGTATTTCTTCCCCTAGAGCCAAGCGCCAAAAAGGCGCACCAGAGACTTTCTGTACCAGACCTCACTCAGGGAAGGCCCTCTTCTTTGAGGGTTTAGTTTTAGAACATACTTATTATGCCCTCTCCAGTGATTTCTCAATCTGACAGCCCGGTTTGGCCGGGTGTAAAAGAATTGCAGGTACACAAAGAACTCATCATCAAGCATTACAGAAGGGACAGTCCCGCCACGGCACGATATACGGCATTCGTCCGTGGCGAGCTTGCACAAGAGCCAGAGGACTCTGTAGAAAGAACTTATTCAAAGATTAAGGAGCGAGGAGATCAAATTTCAAAGGTCTTTGGACGTCGGCAGGGCGAGGGTGCTGGGAGACCCGGGCAGCGTGAGTACTCGGGAGCCGGAGCCTGCTCTGCTCCGGCTGGGGAGGCCTTGGGGGCGAAATCGGAGCTGCGGGCCGGCTGGAGAGACGGGAGAGCCAAGGGCGGGCGAGCAAGACACACAGCTGACCAGCAACTCGGCTTCGGCCAGACTTCTAAGTTGCTTCTGTACCTCGGGTAGCGCCAGAGCCCTTTCCACGCCCAGAGCGAGGAGCAAGGCGGCAGCCCAGGCCACCAGGCTCGAAGGACGTCCGCGCTCGCGAAAGGCCATTTTCCGCTCCCTTCGTCCTTCTCAGCTGCTCGCGAGACTTGCGCGTGTGGCCCCGCCCCCCCGTGCGTCACGCCCTCGCCCGGGGGTGGCCCGGGGCGGGCTGTGGGTTGGTGCTGCTGGCAGAGGTCAGCGCTCTTCTCCGTGCGCCCCGGTCCTGGTTAGAGGGCACTGGCCGACCCCCTCTCCTTTTTCCATTCACCGAAGGCCTCCCCCACCACCACTCTTTCAGCTGCGCGCTCCTCGTGCCCAGACGCCGAGGTCACTTCTCCACAGCAGCTGGGGCCCTCTCCGTTCGCCCTCAGTAAACATGGCGGCGCGGGggcgggcagggggcggggcccaCTGTCACCCGGCCCGGGCGCAGGCCGGGCACTCCGGCGCGGCCGGACCCACGTGTGGAGACCTGGCAGGTGGGCCGGACGGGGCGGGCCGGGAGGGTGTGGGCCCATACCCTCAGGAGAGTGGCGATAGGACGGGGAGGGCGGGGCGAGCCGGCCCCCCGGCTTGGGGGCCCGGGAAAATCTGAGGTGTGAGCAGCCAGGTGGTAGTTGGGCCCGCCACCTCGTgtgtggagggaaggaggaaagccaGGAAATAAAGAGGGTATGGGTGATGGAGGAGCGAAGGGCGAAGGGCAAGCCCGGGCGGGAGGAGACGAGCCTGGGGACGCCCCGGGCACCCTGTCCTCTTCACCTCAGTCCTGAGACCGCGCCGCGTCCGGAGCCCTGGCGCGGAGATGAGGGCGAGATAGACCGACCCTAACTCCTCATCTCCTTTGCCCTCGCAGCAAAACGGAGCGATGCTGATCTCAGGAAGAACGACGAGACTTTCTTAGCCCTGGCTGAGCCACGGAGGTGAGGGCAAGGCGAGCGCTGTCCCAGGGTGGCCCGAGAGCTCAGCGAAGGGCCCCGGGGGAGCCCCGCGCCCGGATGGACTGAGTGTTGGCTTTGCTTGGGGCCGGCCAAAAGCTCATGACCGCTAACCAGAGCTCATCTTGAGTAGCCGGCCCAGCCTTCCCTTCCACATACCCCCGGGTATCTGGAATCTCCTGAAAGGATTTGCTTTCAGCTGGCTGGCTGGCACTTTTTCTAAGGCATTTTTGGTAGTTATTAGCAGTCTCATGAGGGCCCCCAAACCCTTTCAGATCTTGAGGAATTCTGGGCATAAGGACAGATTTTGAAGGAATCTTGGGGGCGTTTGGTCCTGCAGCGGCTCCTTTGCCTTTTGTAAGAGTCAGAGCAATTCTTTGACTCCTATAAAATGACCAAAATGAGGATGGGAGTAGGGCGGTGGAGAAGGATACTCTTCCTTTCTTGTGTGTGAGTTAGACTCTTTAAAAGGAGTCTCACAGCCTGCTTTTTGTGCCCCGTGTGTTACTGTTTCAGTGAAACAACTCAGCTCTTCCTTTGGGCTCCCACTCTCAGAGAGATGCAAATCCCTAGAGTTTGGATCAGTGTAGAGTTTTTAGAAAGCCACTGTCATGTTTGATGAAGGCTTTTTACTGGGTCAGGTTTTTCGTGTCTTGCCTGGCTCTGTCTTTCTTCAGCCATCCAGGAGGGTTCTCCACCTCATACAATAGAGTTCCGTCAGGAAGCCCTGCCAGTTTACCCCAGAAGGAGAGGGTCTCCATTTCTGTATGTCTGTGTTCCAGTCTACACTGGGACCTTTCTTCCTTTGTCCAACCACCTGCCTATCCATGTCACTAACCTTTTTCTGCCACACATTCTTATTTGCACACAGCAGACGTCTTCTCTTACTTCCCAGTAGTTCCCATCACCTCTATCATAGCAGTAAAAATTTGCCAAAGACGGGTGAGAAAACTTGAAATGTTGCAGTGTATTGGACAGAGGTCCAGGGCGTCTTTAGGTTAAACCATAGTGGCCTGTTGGTAACACTGTTCTGGGGACTAACATTTCTGACTCTGTAGAACACGTGATCCGAGAGTTGCCAGTctgatttcctttcttcattggcCCCAGGAGGTTCAGAGTTCAGGTTTGGTGTGTGTAAGGCTGTATATTACCAGCCAGGCAACATCTGCCCAAgaacactgtggagagccagAACACAGCCAGGCTGATCTTTCTCCTAGTGGGCAAGAGCAGAAGACATAGCTTATATTAGTATGTCTCTAGATTAGTTAGAATCTAAACTTTGTTCCATAAATAactgactacagttaacaatctGCTCCTCCCCTGGTTCTGGGAGTAGTGAGGGTAGGGGCCCTGGTGAATCATCTGTCATATCTGCAGATAGCACtgtgtctttctctcttgttttgtgtTATGCTGTGTAACCCTTGAGAACTACAGAGTGTTCATGTAAAGTGCATAACCTGAGACATGGTGTTTTGGAAGTGAATAGCTatggttatttttttattactcatTATTACTAATGTTTATGAAGTACATAGGACACTGCCAGGCTATGtagcaggtgctcagaaaatgttaACTGTCATCATTAGGCTATCCAGATACATGGCATTCTctggtatttttttcctcatacCAATAAGCACTCCAAGAAGTAGACCTTATAGACAGTGTGGCGTGAATGGGAGCAGATGGATGAGGGATCGATCACTAGAGCTGGGTTCTGATCTAGCCTCTGACGGTAATCGGCTCTGTGGTTTTGGAAAGTcatctgggcctcagtgtcttgTCAGTAAATGAGGGGGTGGTAATAAAGATCTCttaagatccttttaagttttgAAATGCTATGATGTGGTCCTTGTTCTGAGGATAATGGTGTATTCTTTGAGGATTAGTATTTCTTGTGCAGGAGTCAGAAAAGCAACTTTCACATCTTCTCTCAACTCCTCCTTTCCAATTCCCTCTAGCACACAGTGCCAAGTGTGACTTACAGTGAAAGCCTAATCCATCCAGGAATGCTGTTGAATGTGAGCTCCCTGCTTGCCATTCTGGAGCCTCTAGGACTGAGCTGGAGTTTGGGGGCCATAGGGTGATAGGGCCATTTGGACCACAGCTATTGGTTCCCTGAAGGGGCCAGAACAAATAGCTACTGAGCTTCACTCCACCCTCACTTCCTCATCTCACCTCAGCCACTTACAGAGCCAGACCCTCAgcctctgcccagctccagacacaCAACTTCTCCAGGCGACTCTGCCTCGGAACAGGGATTGCTTCTCTAGGTAGGTGTCTGCCTCAGTGGGACTCTCCCAGCCCACTCTCCCTGGCTGGTTTGCTTCTCTTCGAAGTGCCTGTAATTGTAACTCTGAACCCCTGGCTCCAGCATGTTGCCTTCTCACTTTTAAATCCTCCTGCTCTTCCTGGACCTGCCGTTGACTGTGGTGTTACAGGTAGAGGAGCCAAGAGGTGGATATCAAGGCTTATCTAGTGGTGTAAGGGAGAATGTTAAGAAAGGGGCATGGAGTGATTGACCTGGGATTGCCTGGAATGGAGTTTGCGGTTGCCATAGAGATGATCTTCCTGGTGATCAGTGCTGAGAAGGGGTGCTGTTAGGAAGGTGACACTGGGAATCATGACAGGCGGGGACTGAGGCCGGGGGAATAGAGGAAGCCATGCTGTCATTAGtctccctttcttttcccctGCTGGGCTATGGCGCCAGGCTGGGCCCTGCTGGCTTAGTACATTGTAGTGACTGGATCTATGCCTACAAGCAGAGCCAGGGAATTCTTCTAAGAAAAAACACGGGCTagagttgatttttcttttgttactggGGTGGAGACCTAAGAAGTTTCTTAAATTTCACAGCTGGGTATGCCCGGAAAGATCTTGGCCGGGTAGTTGTCTCCTGGCTGTCTCACTCTGCTGCTTTCTCCAGATCTTCAAGGGCTGCCACAGAGGTGGCTGGTCCAAGTTTGGTGGGTTGGGATAC belongs to Equus asinus isolate D_3611 breed Donkey chromosome 6, EquAss-T2T_v2, whole genome shotgun sequence and includes:
- the ATRAID gene encoding all-trans retinoic acid-induced differentiation factor; translation: MAFRERGRPSSLVAWAAALLLALGVERALALPEICIQCPGSVQNLSEVALYCKQTPGLMLHARCCLNQKGTILGLDLQNCSLKDPGPHFPQAHTAIIIDLQVNPLKDDLAGTFRGFTQLQTLILPQDVSCPGGINAWDTVTFYTNNQTCQGQRNLCNSTGDPEMCPENGSCEPDGPGLLQCVCADGFHGYKCMRQGSFPLLMFFGILGSTTLSISILLWGTQRRKAKAS